Proteins encoded within one genomic window of Paramisgurnus dabryanus chromosome 13, PD_genome_1.1, whole genome shotgun sequence:
- the rad21a gene encoding double-strand-break repair protein rad21 homolog A: MFYAHFVLSKRGPLAKIWLAAHWDKKLTKAHVFECNLESSVESIISPKVKMALRTSGHLLLGVVRIYHRKAKYLLADCNEAFIKIKMAFRPGVVDLPEDNREAAYNAITLPEEFHDFDQPLPDLDDIDVAQQFTLNQSRVEEITMREEVGNVSLMVDNDFGDFGMDDREMMREENAFTEDIIHGSSASNLLLEPEPGPAHLVDKSANLDYDDFGDNNLDNSDGGILVDKLLSNEDGGGIFDDPPAITDSVMMPQDHGDDDDNFDSFSPAGGPDSPDSGPVEPLPNTTDQADQTEQTTLVPNEEEAFALEPIDITGKETKVRRKRKLIVDSLKELDSKTIRAQLSDYSDIVTTLDLAPPTKKLMMWKETGGVEKLFSLPAQPLWNGRLLKMFTRCLTPLVPDELRKRRKGGEADSLEDFLKELENPEVPREEVLGHRSDVIDQTIMEEPSMLQASSMEGSRTALDETMMPPPSVQRGLKRKSMEKVAALPQMSVLEQTLPPMDQSVLSHQLEMPQMDLPPEETTNLSRLVPELDLLDDKGKEKDKDDSEEEGEEGQGDQDQEEKRWNKRTQQMLYGLQRVVAKTGAQSISLLELCRHNNKKQAAAKFYSFLVLKKQQAIELTQSEPYSDIVATPGPRFHVV; the protein is encoded by the exons ATGTTTTACGCCCACTTTGTCCTCAGCAAGCGTGGGCCGCTGGCCAAGATTTGGCTGGCGGCCCATTGGGACAAAAAGTTGACTAAAGCCCACGTCTTTGAATGCAACCTGGAGAGCAGCGTGGAAAGCATCATATCGCCAAAG GTGAAAATGGCTCTTCGTACATCTGGCCATCTACTACTGGGTGTGGTGCGGATCTACCACAGAAAAGCCAAATATCTTCTGGCTGACTGCAATGAAGCGTTTATTAAGATCAAAATGGCCTTCCGCCCGG GTGTTGTGGATCTGCCGGAGGACAACCGAGAGGCTGCGTACAATGCCATCACCTTGCCAGAGGAGTTTCACGATTTTGACCAGCCACTTCCTGATCTCGA TGATATAGATGTAGCACAGCAGTTTACCCTAAATCAGAGTCGTGTTGAGGAGATCACCATGAGAGAGGAAGTGGGAAACGTCAGCCTCATGGTCGACAATGACTTTG GTGACTTTGGCATGGATGACCGTGAGATGATGAGAGAGGAGAATGCCTTTACTGAAGACATCATTCACGGTTCCTCTGCCTCCAACCTGCTTTTGGAACCTGAGCCTGGCCCCGCCCACCTTGTCGATAAATCGGCTAACCTTGACTATGACGACTTTGGAGATAACAACCTGGATAATAGTGATGGTGGAATTCTGG TGGATAAGCTTCTGAGCAATGAAGATGGTGGTGGCATATTCGATGATCCTCCAGCCATCACTGACAGCGTGATGATGCCACAAGACCATGGTGATGATGACGATAACTTTGATAGCTTTTCTC CTGCTGGTGGTCCTGACAGTCCAGACTCTGGTCCAGTCGAGCCTCTTCCCAATACCACTGACCAGGCCGACCAAACAGAACAGACCACCCTGGTTCCCAATGAGGAGGAAGCCTTCGCTCTTGAGCCCATTGATATCACTG GGAAAGAAACCAAGGTTAGACGAAAGAGAAAGCTCATCGTCGACAGCTTAAAGGAGTTAGACAGCAAGACCATCCGTGCCCAGTTGAGCGACTACTCGGACATCGTCACCACACTGGATTTGGCTCCTCCCACTAAGAAGCTGATGATGTGGAAGGAGACAGGAGGTGTTGAGAAGCTGTTTTCATTGCCTGCTCAGCCTCTCTGGAATGGCCGACTCTTGAAG ATGTTCACACGCTGTTTGACTCCACTGGTACCTGATGAGCTGAGGAAGAGGAGAAAGGGTGGAGAGGCCGACAGTCTGGAGGACTTCCTGAAGGAACTGGAGAACCCAGAGGTGCCCAGAGAGGAGGTTCTGGGACATAGAAGTGACGTGATTG ATCAGACCATCATGGAGGAGCCAAGTATGCTGCAGGCTTCTTCTATGGAGGGCAGCAGAACCGCTCTGGATGAGACTATGATGCCTCCTCCATCTGTCCAGCGTGGATTGAAGCGCAAGTCGATGGAGAAGGTTGCAGCTTTGCCT CAAATGAGTGTGTTGGAACAGACACTTCCACCCATGGATCAGTCAGTTCTCTCTCATCAGCTCGAAATGCCCCAGATGGATCTTCCTCCTGAGGAGACCACCAACCTCTCTAGACTCGTCCCTGAGCTGGACCTGCTGGATGACAAGGGCAAAGAGAAGGACAAGGATGACAGCGAGGAAGAG GGTGAAGAGGGTCAGGGAGACCAGGATCAAGAAGAGAAAAGGTGGAACAAGAGAACTCAGCAGATGCTTTATGGGCTTCAG CGCGTGGTGGCTAAAACAGGAGCCCAGTCCATCAGTCTGCTTGAACTGTGCAGACACAACAACAAGAAACAGGCTGCTGCAAAGTTTTACAGCTTCCTGGTGCTTAAGAAACAACAGGCCATTGAGCTGACCCAGTCAGAGCCGTACAGCGACATCGTCGCCACGCCAGGACCGCGGTTTCATGTTGTATAG